The following are encoded together in the Perca fluviatilis chromosome 23, GENO_Pfluv_1.0, whole genome shotgun sequence genome:
- the dnai2b gene encoding dynein intermediate chain 2, axonemal isoform X2, which yields MEIVHVYTRLRGDFGRQCHFSDRPAELLVDVPPDPSLAPDFIQKNPRDQGLQACRDMSEHQVNTERFESDSCGINHVEGGWPKDINPQEMEQTIRYRKKVEKDESYVNSLLTLGGLMEHCIRQNNALDIYQEYFEDEDEVEEIQEPPSAKTINVFRDPNEVKRTVSGLSWHPDGGRKLAAAYSCLQFQRSSRDMSLDSYIWDIENPNRPEMTLKPASPLVCLEYNPKDPHTLVGGAYNGQIAYWDTRRGGLPVETSSVEQSHRDPVYKIIWLQSKTGTDVFSASTDGQVLWWDVRRLSEPTERLVLDLSREGNLDRALGAVSLEFEPTMPTKFLVGTEQGVVVSCNRKAKTPAEKIVCSYDGHHGPVYALQRNPFFPKNFLTVGDWTARIWSEDIRDSAIMWTKYQSAYLMDACWSPVRPSVFFTVKMDGVLDVWDILFKQNDPTLSLKVCDEALYSLRLQDNGRLVACGSQQGGATLLEISSGLSTLQKNDKSLLAAMFERETKREKVLEARQREIYNNSCSMM from the exons ATGGAGATCGTCCATGTGTACACGAGGCTCCGCGGAGACTTCGGCCGGCAGTGCCACTTCTCTGACCGGCCCGCCGAGCTGCTGGTGGACGTTCCCCCGGACCCGAGTCTGGCTCCGGACTTCATCCAGAAAAACCCCCGAGACCAGGGCCTGCAGGCCTGCCGGGACATGTCCGAGcaccag gtgaACACCGAGCGCTTTGAGTCTGACAGCTGTGGGATAAACCATGTGGAGGGGGGGTGGCCCAAAGACATCAACCCTCAGGAGATGGAGCAGACCATCCGCTACAGGAAGAAGGTGGAGAAGGACGAGAGCTACGTCAACAGCCTGCTGACGCTGGGCGGA CTGATGGAGCACTGCATCCGGCAGAACAACGCCCTGGACATCTACCAGGAGTACTTTGAGGACGAGGACGAGGTGGAGGAGATCCAGGAGCCGCCGTCCGCCAAAACCATCAACGTCTTCag agaCCCTAACGAGGTGAAGCGTACTGTGAGTGGCCTGTCGTGGCATCCTGATGGAGGCAGGAAGTTGGCTGCTGCCTACTCCTGCCTCCAGTTCCAGAGAAGCTCCAGAGACATGAGCCTGGACTCCTACATCTGGGACATCG AGAACCCCAACCGGCCAGAGATGACTCTGAAGCCGGCGTCTCCACTCGTCTGTCTGGAGTATAACCCCAAAGACCCTCACACTCTGGTGGGAGGAGCCTACAACGGTCAGATAG CGTACTGGGACACCCGGAGGGGCGGCCTGCCGGTGGAGACGTCCTCGGTGGAGCAGAGCCACAGAGACCCCGTCTACAAGATCATCTGGCTGCAGTCCAAGACCGGGACAGATGTCTTCTCTGCCTCCACCGATGGACag gtCCTGTGGTGGGATGTGCGGCGTCTCTCAGAGCCCACTGAGCGTCTGGTTCTGGACCTGAGCCGAGAGGGAAACCTGGACCGAGCCCTCGGAGCCGTCTCTCTGGAGTTTGAGCCCACCATG ccGACTAAGTTCCTGGTGGGGACGGAGCAGGGTGTAGTCGTGTCCTGTAACAGGAAGGCAAAGACTCCGGCGGAGAAGATCGTCTGCTCGTACGACGGTCACCACGGACCCGTCTACGCGCTGCAGAGGAACCCCTTCTTCCCCAAAAACTTCCTGACCGTGGGAGACTGGACCGCCCGCATCTGGTCCGAGGACATCAGGGACTCGGCCATCATGTGGACCAA GTACCAGTCGGCCTACCTGATGGACGCCTGCTGGAGTCCGGTGCGTCCCTCCGTGTTCTTCACGGTGAAGATGGACGGTGTGTTGGACGTCTGGGACATCCTGTTCAAACAGAACGACCCCACGCTCAGCCTCAAG GTGTGTGACGAGGCCCTCTACAGCCTCCGTCTCCAGGACAACGGGCGCTTGGTGGCGTGCGGCTCCCAGCAGGGCGGCGCCACGCTGCTAGAGATCAGCTCCGGTCTGTCCACGCTGCAGAAGAACGACAAGAGTCTG CTGGCCGCG ATGTTTGAGCGTGAGACGAAGCGAGAGAAGGTTCTGGAGGCCCGGCAGAGAGAGATCTATAATAACAGCTGTTCTATGATGTAA
- the dnai2b gene encoding dynein intermediate chain 2, axonemal isoform X1: MEIVHVYTRLRGDFGRQCHFSDRPAELLVDVPPDPSLAPDFIQKNPRDQGLQACRDMSEHQVNTERFESDSCGINHVEGGWPKDINPQEMEQTIRYRKKVEKDESYVNSLLTLGGLMEHCIRQNNALDIYQEYFEDEDEVEEIQEPPSAKTINVFRDPNEVKRTVSGLSWHPDGGRKLAAAYSCLQFQRSSRDMSLDSYIWDIENPNRPEMTLKPASPLVCLEYNPKDPHTLVGGAYNGQIAYWDTRRGGLPVETSSVEQSHRDPVYKIIWLQSKTGTDVFSASTDGQVLWWDVRRLSEPTERLVLDLSREGNLDRALGAVSLEFEPTMPTKFLVGTEQGVVVSCNRKAKTPAEKIVCSYDGHHGPVYALQRNPFFPKNFLTVGDWTARIWSEDIRDSAIMWTKYQSAYLMDACWSPVRPSVFFTVKMDGVLDVWDILFKQNDPTLSLKVCDEALYSLRLQDNGRLVACGSQQGGATLLEISSGLSTLQKNDKSLLAAMFERETKREKVLEARQREIRLKERSRSEQSREDEAGREEADQSPDQLIAKAEEDFYVVTETQRRRRETNQVKDVCEEKEVREEETSGSGTSP, from the exons ATGGAGATCGTCCATGTGTACACGAGGCTCCGCGGAGACTTCGGCCGGCAGTGCCACTTCTCTGACCGGCCCGCCGAGCTGCTGGTGGACGTTCCCCCGGACCCGAGTCTGGCTCCGGACTTCATCCAGAAAAACCCCCGAGACCAGGGCCTGCAGGCCTGCCGGGACATGTCCGAGcaccag gtgaACACCGAGCGCTTTGAGTCTGACAGCTGTGGGATAAACCATGTGGAGGGGGGGTGGCCCAAAGACATCAACCCTCAGGAGATGGAGCAGACCATCCGCTACAGGAAGAAGGTGGAGAAGGACGAGAGCTACGTCAACAGCCTGCTGACGCTGGGCGGA CTGATGGAGCACTGCATCCGGCAGAACAACGCCCTGGACATCTACCAGGAGTACTTTGAGGACGAGGACGAGGTGGAGGAGATCCAGGAGCCGCCGTCCGCCAAAACCATCAACGTCTTCag agaCCCTAACGAGGTGAAGCGTACTGTGAGTGGCCTGTCGTGGCATCCTGATGGAGGCAGGAAGTTGGCTGCTGCCTACTCCTGCCTCCAGTTCCAGAGAAGCTCCAGAGACATGAGCCTGGACTCCTACATCTGGGACATCG AGAACCCCAACCGGCCAGAGATGACTCTGAAGCCGGCGTCTCCACTCGTCTGTCTGGAGTATAACCCCAAAGACCCTCACACTCTGGTGGGAGGAGCCTACAACGGTCAGATAG CGTACTGGGACACCCGGAGGGGCGGCCTGCCGGTGGAGACGTCCTCGGTGGAGCAGAGCCACAGAGACCCCGTCTACAAGATCATCTGGCTGCAGTCCAAGACCGGGACAGATGTCTTCTCTGCCTCCACCGATGGACag gtCCTGTGGTGGGATGTGCGGCGTCTCTCAGAGCCCACTGAGCGTCTGGTTCTGGACCTGAGCCGAGAGGGAAACCTGGACCGAGCCCTCGGAGCCGTCTCTCTGGAGTTTGAGCCCACCATG ccGACTAAGTTCCTGGTGGGGACGGAGCAGGGTGTAGTCGTGTCCTGTAACAGGAAGGCAAAGACTCCGGCGGAGAAGATCGTCTGCTCGTACGACGGTCACCACGGACCCGTCTACGCGCTGCAGAGGAACCCCTTCTTCCCCAAAAACTTCCTGACCGTGGGAGACTGGACCGCCCGCATCTGGTCCGAGGACATCAGGGACTCGGCCATCATGTGGACCAA GTACCAGTCGGCCTACCTGATGGACGCCTGCTGGAGTCCGGTGCGTCCCTCCGTGTTCTTCACGGTGAAGATGGACGGTGTGTTGGACGTCTGGGACATCCTGTTCAAACAGAACGACCCCACGCTCAGCCTCAAG GTGTGTGACGAGGCCCTCTACAGCCTCCGTCTCCAGGACAACGGGCGCTTGGTGGCGTGCGGCTCCCAGCAGGGCGGCGCCACGCTGCTAGAGATCAGCTCCGGTCTGTCCACGCTGCAGAAGAACGACAAGAGTCTG CTGGCCGCG ATGTTTGAGCGTGAGACGAAGCGAGAGAAGGTTCTGGAGGCCCGGCAGAGAGAGATCCGTCTGAAGGAGCGGAGCCGGTCCGAGCAGAGCCGCGAGGACGAGGCGGGACGGGAGGAGGCGGACCAGAGTCCTGATCAGCTGATCGCCAAGGCCGAGGAAGACTTCTACGTCGTCACGGAGACGCAGCGCCGCCGGAGGGAGACCAATCAG GTGAAAGACGTCTGTGAAGAAAAGGAagtgagagaagaagaaactTCAGGAAGTGGAACGTCTCCGTGA